In Paenibacillus dendritiformis, the DNA window GATGGCCTTAGGGCGCGGATCCAACATGCTCGTCTCCGACAAAGGGGTGCGAGGCGTTGTCATTCATACCGGGCATGCGCTTGATTATGTCCGGCAGGAAGACAATCTGGTGCATGCCGGAGCGGGGCTTTCCTTCATCAAGCTGTCCGTGCTCACCGGCAATATGGGGTTGTCGGGACTGGAATACGCGGGCGGCATTCCAGGCACGGTAGGCGGAGCCGTCTACATGAATGCCGGCGCGCACGGGTCTGACGTGTCACGAATATTTGAATCTGCTGAGATTGTACTGGAGACAGGGGAATTGGTGCGATACAGAACGGAAGATATGAAGTTCGCGTACCGCCATTCCGTGCTGCACGAGATCAGGGGCATCGTACTGGAGGCGACGTTCCGGCTGGAGCGCGGAGACCGGCATGAAATCAAAGCCTTGAACGCAGCCAATAAGGAACGGCGTCTGCGGACGCAGCCGCTGCAAGCCGCATGCGCGGGGAGCGTGTTCCGCAACCCGCCGGGAGATTTCTCGGCCCGGCTGGTGGAAGAAGCCGGACTGAAGGGATTTCGGATCGGCGGAGCCGAAGTATCCACGTTACACGCCAATTTCATTGTAAACACCGGGCAAGCAACAGCGTCAGACGTGCTCACCCTGATGGAGCGCATCCAACAAACGATAAAAGACCGATATGGTGTCGAGTTGGTGCCGGAAGTGTTGGTGGTGGGTGAGCGGTAATCACGGAGGTGATACATTGGACAAATTGGTGATTGAGGGTGGGAAGCCTCTATCGGGAACCATTCGTATCCATGGAGCCAAAAATGCCGCTTTACCGATTTTAGCAGCCGCGATCCTGGCCGACGGTGTCGTCAAGCTCGATAATGTTCCGCAATTACTCGACATTGAAGTAATGCTGCACATTTTGCGCCGCTTGGGCTGTC includes these proteins:
- the murB gene encoding UDP-N-acetylmuramate dehydrogenase, producing the protein MLQQFISRYSDLNLGKYKVNEPLAPYTTWKIGGPADVLVEPAGKEQIVQTVRLLHDMQLPWMALGRGSNMLVSDKGVRGVVIHTGHALDYVRQEDNLVHAGAGLSFIKLSVLTGNMGLSGLEYAGGIPGTVGGAVYMNAGAHGSDVSRIFESAEIVLETGELVRYRTEDMKFAYRHSVLHEIRGIVLEATFRLERGDRHEIKALNAANKERRLRTQPLQAACAGSVFRNPPGDFSARLVEEAGLKGFRIGGAEVSTLHANFIVNTGQATASDVLTLMERIQQTIKDRYGVELVPEVLVVGER